In Candidatus Tachikawaea gelatinosa, a genomic segment contains:
- the atpG gene encoding F0F1 ATP synthase subunit gamma: MSDVKEIRKKIQSINNTKKITKAMQMVSSAKMRKAKERMISSRPYSEAMIKVINNLALGNLEYKNVYLEKRKIKSVGYIIISTDRGLCGNLNSLLFRTILENIKNFTTKKITIKIAVIGSKAFSFFSTFCKDIVTKTIGIGDDPSIIQLIGSIKTMLKLYEEKKIDQLYIANNKFVSTLSQIPVITKLLPLPESKKNNFNKKNWDYIYEPNPKILLNILLQRYIESQVYQNVLENLASEQAARMISMKSATDNGEKIVQEMQFIYNKIRQASITQELNEIIAGFL; the protein is encoded by the coding sequence ATGTCCGATGTCAAAGAAATAAGAAAAAAAATTCAAAGTATTAATAATACAAAAAAAATAACGAAGGCGATGCAAATGGTTTCAAGTGCTAAAATGCGTAAAGCAAAAGAACGCATGATTTCTAGTCGACCATATTCAGAAGCAATGATAAAAGTTATTAATAACCTTGCATTAGGAAATTTAGAATATAAAAATGTTTATTTAGAAAAAAGAAAAATAAAAAGTGTTGGTTATATAATAATATCAACAGATCGTGGATTATGTGGCAATTTAAATAGTTTATTGTTTAGAACAATTCTTGAAAATATAAAAAATTTTACTACAAAAAAAATAACTATAAAAATAGCTGTAATAGGTTCAAAAGCCTTTTCTTTTTTTAGTACTTTTTGTAAAGACATTGTTACAAAAACTATTGGCATTGGAGATGATCCTTCTATCATACAATTAATTGGATCTATAAAAACAATGTTAAAATTATATGAAGAAAAAAAAATTGATCAATTATATATAGCTAATAATAAATTTGTTAGTACTCTTTCACAGATTCCTGTTATTACAAAACTTCTCCCATTACCCGAATCGAAAAAAAATAATTTTAATAAAAAAAATTGGGATTATATATACGAACCAAATCCTAAGATTTTATTAAATATTTTATTACAACGTTATATTGAATCACAAGTATATCAAAATGTTTTAGAAAATTTAGCTAGTGAACAAGCTGCTAGGATGATCTCAATGAAATCAGCTACTGACAATGGAGAAAAAATAGTACAAGAAATGCAATTTATTTATAATAAAATTCGTCAAGCAAGTATAACGCAAGAACTCAACGAGATTATTGCAGGTTTTCTTTAA
- a CDS encoding F0F1 ATP synthase subunit epsilon, with amino-acid sequence MNYCLNIVSAEKQIFLGLVKKIQVSGTEGNLGIYPRHSPLLTTIQPGMVFLVKESEEKEYIYISGGILEVQPKNVIILADTAIRGEELDEQRVLKAKNIAEKNIKLKNNDINYTKAVIQLAKEIAKLRVIELTKKLRQ; translated from the coding sequence ATGAACTATTGTTTAAATATAGTAAGTGCAGAAAAACAAATTTTTTTGGGATTAGTAAAAAAGATTCAAGTTTCCGGAACCGAAGGAAATTTAGGTATTTATCCTAGACATTCCCCTTTATTAACTACTATACAACCAGGAATGGTTTTTTTAGTTAAAGAATCAGAAGAAAAAGAATATATTTATATTTCTGGTGGGATATTGGAAGTTCAACCTAAAAATGTAATAATTTTAGCGGATACTGCTATTCGAGGTGAGGAACTAGATGAACAACGCGTTTTAAAGGCTAAAAATATAGCAGAAAAAAATATAAAACTTAAAAATAATGATATAAATTATACAAAAGCCGTAATACAACTTGCAAAAGAAATAGCGAAACTACGTGTTATTGAATTAACAAAAAAATTAAGGCAATAA
- the glmU gene encoding bifunctional UDP-N-acetylglucosamine diphosphorylase/glucosamine-1-phosphate N-acetyltransferase GlmU yields the protein MSDRKIIVLILAAGNSNRMNSDLSKVLHNFSGKPLIQYVLDAAKSINPYIIYLIHNKNNEKLLKNLLSYSKLYWILQKNNLGTANAVNMVCPYFKDKEEVLILYGDVPLISQKTLKKLIKFKKNNDLVIITKYLKKNNDYGRILRKNSKVVKIIESKNATKEQLSISEVYTGILIANSADLKRWIPNVKRDHINNEYLLTDIIHFAYQENKKIAVIHPQFIEETDGINNQYELKKLEKIYQKKRIKKLLIDGVILNDPDHFYLKGEMIYGKNLEIDTNVKLNGKVILGKNVTISSGCIISNSTIGDNCQIKPFSIIEDTIVSSFCIIGPFAHLHSNNIINSNSYIGNFVEMKEVTFGDNSKTKHLSYVGNASIGKNVNIGAGTITCNFDGKNKHPTTIGNNVFIGSNTEIIAPLVIEDNAIIAAGTTVKKNVKEKELVYNKKKQIHISNWKNIKKS from the coding sequence ATGTCTGATAGAAAGATAATTGTCTTAATACTTGCTGCAGGAAATAGCAACCGTATGAATTCTGATTTATCTAAAGTTTTACATAATTTTTCAGGTAAACCATTAATTCAATATGTATTAGACGCAGCAAAATCAATAAATCCGTATATAATATATTTAATACATAATAAAAATAATGAAAAATTGTTAAAAAATTTATTATCTTATTCTAAGTTATATTGGATTCTTCAAAAGAATAATTTAGGTACTGCAAATGCAGTTAATATGGTATGTCCTTATTTTAAAGATAAGGAAGAAGTTTTAATTCTTTATGGTGATGTCCCACTTATTTCTCAAAAAACTTTAAAAAAATTAATAAAATTTAAAAAAAATAACGATCTTGTAATTATAACAAAATATCTAAAAAAAAATAATGATTATGGACGAATTTTACGAAAAAATTCAAAAGTAGTTAAAATTATTGAATCTAAAAATGCAACTAAAGAGCAGCTATCTATTAGTGAAGTTTATACTGGTATATTAATAGCTAATTCTGCAGATTTAAAACGTTGGATTCCAAATGTTAAAAGAGATCATATAAATAATGAATATCTTTTAACTGATATTATTCATTTTGCATATCAGGAAAATAAAAAAATTGCTGTTATTCATCCTCAATTTATTGAAGAAACAGATGGTATCAATAATCAATATGAATTGAAAAAACTTGAAAAAATTTATCAAAAAAAAAGAATTAAAAAACTTTTAATTGATGGAGTTATACTTAACGATCCTGATCATTTTTATTTAAAAGGAGAAATGATATATGGAAAAAATTTAGAAATAGATACAAATGTTAAATTAAATGGTAAAGTTATTTTAGGTAAAAATGTAACTATTTCATCGGGATGTATTATTTCGAATAGTACAATAGGTGATAATTGTCAAATAAAGCCATTTTCAATTATTGAAGATACAATAGTTTCTTCTTTTTGTATTATTGGTCCTTTTGCGCATTTACATTCTAACAATATAATTAATTCTAATTCTTATATTGGTAATTTTGTTGAAATGAAAGAAGTAACTTTTGGTGATAATTCAAAAACTAAACATCTTTCGTATGTAGGTAATGCTTCAATAGGGAAAAACGTAAATATTGGAGCTGGAACAATCACATGCAATTTTGATGGAAAAAACAAACATCCTACAACAATTGGAAATAATGTTTTTATTGGTTCTAATACAGAAATTATTGCTCCACTTGTTATTGAAGATAATGCAATAATAGCAGCTGGTACCACTGTTAAAAAAAATGTTAAAGAAAAGGAATTGGTATACAACAAAAAAAAACAAATTCATATATCTAATTGGAAAAATATAAAAAAATCTTAA
- the atpD gene encoding F0F1 ATP synthase subunit beta, with amino-acid sequence MITGKIIQIIGAIVDVEFPKECIPKIYNALEVQNNASKLILEVQQQIGDGIVRTIAMGSSDGLKRGLIVKDLKNSIQVPVGKITLGRIMNVLGEPIDMKGSFLEKNQQKIEKRSIHSSAPSYTEISPVQELLETGIKVIDLICPFAKGGKVGLFGGAGVGKTVNMMELIRNIAIEHSGYSVFAGVGERTREGNDFYREMCESKVINKVSLVYGQMNEPPGNRFRTALTGLTIAEKFRDDGYDVLLFIDNIYRYTLAGTEVSALLGRIPSAVGYQPTLAEEMGTLQERIASTKRGSITSVQAVYVPADDLTDPAPATTFAHLDSTITLSRQIASLGIYPAVDPLNSNSRQLDPLIVGQEHYDIARNVQSILQRYQDLKDIIAILGIDELSEEDKLLVSRARKIQRFLSQPFFVAEVFTGSLGKYVSLSETVQGFKKIITGDLDHLPEQAFYMIGNINEAIEKAKRI; translated from the coding sequence ATGATAACTGGAAAAATTATTCAAATTATTGGAGCAATTGTAGATGTTGAGTTTCCTAAAGAATGTATACCAAAAATATATAATGCACTTGAAGTTCAAAATAACGCAAGTAAATTGATTTTAGAAGTGCAACAACAAATTGGAGATGGTATTGTTCGAACAATTGCAATGGGTTCTTCAGATGGATTAAAACGTGGTTTAATAGTAAAAGATTTAAAAAATTCAATTCAAGTACCAGTAGGGAAAATAACTTTAGGAAGAATTATGAACGTTCTTGGTGAACCTATTGATATGAAAGGATCATTTCTAGAAAAAAATCAACAAAAAATTGAAAAAAGATCTATTCATTCTTCAGCACCATCCTATACAGAAATTTCTCCTGTTCAGGAGCTACTTGAAACTGGAATTAAAGTAATTGATCTTATTTGTCCTTTTGCAAAAGGTGGAAAAGTAGGTTTATTTGGTGGTGCTGGTGTTGGAAAAACTGTAAATATGATGGAATTAATTCGAAATATTGCAATTGAACATTCAGGATATTCTGTTTTTGCTGGAGTAGGAGAAAGAACACGTGAAGGTAACGATTTTTATAGAGAAATGTGTGAATCTAAAGTAATCAATAAAGTATCATTAGTATATGGACAAATGAATGAACCACCTGGAAATCGATTTCGTACTGCATTAACAGGATTAACTATTGCTGAAAAATTTCGTGACGATGGTTATGATGTATTACTGTTTATTGATAATATTTATCGTTATACTTTAGCTGGAACAGAAGTTTCCGCATTATTGGGACGTATTCCTTCAGCTGTAGGTTATCAACCAACATTAGCAGAAGAAATGGGTACCTTACAAGAAAGAATTGCTTCTACAAAAAGAGGTTCAATAACATCTGTACAAGCTGTTTATGTTCCAGCAGACGATCTAACTGATCCTGCTCCAGCAACTACTTTTGCGCATTTAGATTCAACGATTACTTTAAGTAGACAAATTGCTTCTTTAGGTATTTATCCAGCTGTTGATCCTTTAAATTCTAATAGTCGTCAGTTAGATCCATTAATTGTTGGACAAGAACACTATGATATTGCAAGAAACGTACAATCTATTTTACAACGTTATCAAGATTTAAAAGATATTATTGCGATCTTAGGTATCGATGAACTTTCTGAAGAAGATAAATTATTAGTTTCTCGTGCAAGAAAAATACAAAGATTTTTATCACAACCATTTTTTGTTGCAGAAGTCTTTACTGGTTCTTTAGGAAAATATGTTTCTTTATCAGAAACTGTACAAGGATTTAAAAAAATTATTACAGGCGATTTAGATCATTTGCCAGAACAAGCTTTTTATATGATAGGGAATATTAACGAAGCAATTGAAAAAGCAAAAAGAATATAA